The DNA segment CCCTTATCACAGGTCCACTTTCTGACCCATCAATGGAATGGCTTTCATTTCTGAACGCATACATAGAAACTCGCCCAGGATGGTCATGAGTCCCACACAGATACCATTGGTCATCCACCACCAGAAGGTCTGGGGAACATATCCATTTACTACCCAGCAACCAATAAAATGGCCCAGATGAACAGTGGCTGCAAAGTCCAGACACTGTTTAGTGCGCCCAACTACATACCACATAATGAAGGCActgcaaaagcaaaacatttcattaGTCAATATTTTCTAATTTAACTGATCAAATCACCACAAGACCCATATTTTCCACCTAAATTTTCTGGCTAGAATAATTTGTATGCATTATATATTTGATAAACAACTCAACTATCTTATAtttagcaaataataatatagattTCTGCTGTTCTCTCTAAAACACAAAGTATGCCAGTGTTTGTCTCAACAGACTCAAGAAGACAGAGTGAAAGTACATTTTACCAGGTTAAACTGTTCAGTGAATAAGCAATGATGTTTGTTCGCCCAGAATCTTCATAAAGACCCAAATCCTGTAATAAAAAGAtgttattcttcatttttttttttaaaatgtagacaaaatTGTAActgataaatgcaaaaatattgcATGATTTCTCACCTCCTGTAGATATAAGCAGCTTATTACTAAATTTGCAATTTCTCTTCATGCATGAAATAAACATAGAATGTCTGTACTAGTTACTTAACACAATCCCCTGCATCCCATATGCTGTTATGAATTCTGCATTCATCTTGTCAAGCATTTCATATGATAACTAA comes from the Pomacea canaliculata isolate SZHN2017 linkage group LG12, ASM307304v1, whole genome shotgun sequence genome and includes:
- the LOC112553344 gene encoding protein SYS1 homolog, which encodes MLKLFNRERMWGRNRTSTSSMAGGHFRSNLWDPVLIVAQICTMQAAFYFCLGIWIFFLDVIGRFDLSLDQMFTQSDLGLYEDSGRTNIIAYSLNSLTCAFIMWYVVGRTKQCLDFAATVHLGHFIGCWVVNGYVPQTFWWWMTNGICVGLMTILGEFLCMRSEMKAIPLMGQKVDL